A single Pseudoxanthomonas sp. DNA region contains:
- the upp gene encoding uracil phosphoribosyltransferase, with product MKTVEVRHPLVQHKIGLLRNAGLNTKDFRELVTELGTLLAYEATADLELTSETMGGWAGPVEVKKIAGAKITLVPILRAGLGMLPGVLALIPTARVSVVGLQRDEETLQPVPYFEKLTGRLEERDALILDPMLATGGTLVATIDMLKRAGAKRIKGIFLVAAPEGLKALEAAHPDVEVYTAAIDERLNDKGYILPGLGDAGDRIFGTRIG from the coding sequence ATGAAGACCGTCGAAGTCCGCCACCCGCTCGTCCAGCACAAGATCGGCCTGCTGCGCAACGCTGGCCTCAACACCAAGGATTTCCGCGAGCTGGTCACCGAGCTGGGCACGCTGCTGGCGTACGAGGCGACCGCAGACCTCGAACTGACCAGCGAGACGATGGGCGGCTGGGCAGGACCGGTGGAGGTGAAGAAGATCGCCGGCGCCAAGATCACCCTGGTGCCGATCCTGCGCGCCGGCCTGGGCATGCTGCCGGGCGTGCTGGCGCTGATCCCCACGGCGCGCGTCAGCGTGGTCGGCCTGCAGCGCGACGAGGAAACGCTGCAGCCGGTGCCCTACTTCGAGAAGCTGACCGGACGGCTGGAAGAACGCGACGCGCTGATCCTCGACCCGATGCTGGCCACCGGCGGCACCCTGGTCGCCACCATCGACATGCTCAAGCGCGCCGGTGCGAAGCGGATCAAGGGCATCTTCCTGGTCGCCGCACCGGAGGGCCTGAAGGCACTCGAAGCCGCACACCCCGATGTCGAGGTCTACACCGCCGCCATCGACGAACGCCTCAACGACAAGGGCTACATCCTGCCGGGCCTCGGCGATGCCGGCGACCGCATCTTCGGTACGCGAATCGGGTGA
- a CDS encoding MBL fold metallo-hydrolase, which produces MKLWSLLGNSQKLDGGAMFGNAPRAMWEKWSPPDAKNRIELACRALLAQPLNGKTVLFETGIGAFFDPKMRARFGVQEDRHVLLDSLRAAGFSHEDIDVVVLSHLHFDHAGGLLAPWQEGRAPELLFPNATFVVGADHWQRALKPHPRDRASFIPELQPLLEASGRLELVSGDHSRVLGESVRFGFSDGHTPGLMLSEIVGPERIDGQPHGGVVFCADLIPGRSWVHVPITMGYDRNAELLIDEKRAFLDDKLARNVHLFFTHDPGCALAQVTRDEKGKFGVAHEVAELHARPLAA; this is translated from the coding sequence ATGAAACTCTGGTCGCTGCTGGGCAATTCCCAGAAACTCGATGGAGGCGCGATGTTCGGCAACGCGCCGCGCGCCATGTGGGAGAAGTGGTCGCCGCCCGATGCGAAGAACCGCATCGAACTGGCCTGCCGCGCGCTGCTGGCGCAGCCGCTGAACGGCAAGACCGTGCTGTTCGAGACCGGCATCGGCGCGTTCTTCGATCCGAAGATGCGCGCGCGCTTCGGCGTGCAGGAAGATCGCCACGTGCTGCTCGACTCGCTGCGGGCGGCCGGCTTCTCGCACGAGGACATCGACGTGGTGGTGCTCAGCCACCTGCATTTCGACCACGCCGGCGGTCTGCTGGCGCCGTGGCAGGAGGGCAGGGCGCCGGAACTGCTGTTCCCCAACGCCACGTTCGTCGTCGGCGCGGACCACTGGCAGCGGGCGCTGAAGCCGCATCCTCGCGACCGGGCCAGCTTCATCCCCGAACTGCAGCCGCTGCTGGAAGCCAGCGGACGGCTGGAGCTCGTGTCCGGCGATCACTCGAGGGTGCTCGGCGAATCCGTGCGTTTCGGCTTCAGCGATGGCCATACGCCGGGCCTCATGCTGTCGGAGATCGTCGGCCCCGAGCGCATCGATGGTCAGCCGCACGGCGGCGTGGTGTTCTGCGCCGACCTGATTCCGGGTCGTTCGTGGGTGCACGTGCCCATCACCATGGGCTACGACCGCAACGCCGAACTGCTGATCGACGAGAAGCGCGCCTTCCTCGACGACAAGCTCGCCCGCAACGTCCATCTGTTCTTCACCCACGACCCGGGCTGCGCCCTGGCGCAGGTGACCCGCGACGAGAAGGGCAAGTTCGGCGTGGCCCACGAGGTCGCGGAACTGCACGCGCGCCCGCTGGCGGCGTGA
- the ggt gene encoding gamma-glutamyltransferase, whose product MIHRRLFALLFVVAFAPAALAADAVRSPSSSPHPPGAAIASAHALATQAGLDIIAQGGNAFDAAIAVSSTLSVVEPISSGLGGGGFFLLHDGKTGKDVFIDARETAPAAATPDRYLLPNGDFNRDRAENGPWAAGIPGLPAAFVHLAEKYGRLPLKTSLAPAIRTAREGFPVYARMARGYQARREVMERYKGTRSVFLVDGQPIKEGDIFRQPDLARTLERLAAQGFDGFYRGETAKLLLAGVKAEGGQWTAKELAGYSVREREPLTFTYNEWQVTTAPPPSSGGVALAQMLQILDAYDLSKLDEAQRTHLVVEAMRRAFRDRTFYLGDPDFVDIPMKTLTSPYYAAGLRATINPDKATPSDQLSGRQTPLEDEETTHFSIIDAEGNRVAGTQTVNLLFGSGLVPPGTGVLLNNEMDDFALKPGTPNAFGVMGYEANAPQPGKRMLSSMTPTFMESADKVAVLGTPGGSRIITMVLLGVLGYDAGLDPQAVSALPRFHHQWMPDLIEMETDALTPASQQALEAMGHAFKVRGNTAQGGRGSSHVWGNLQTVEWDKTTNTLRGGSDPRNNVGAAKVVESAARP is encoded by the coding sequence GTGATCCATCGCCGTCTGTTCGCGCTGTTGTTCGTCGTCGCGTTCGCGCCTGCCGCGCTCGCCGCCGACGCCGTCCGTTCCCCTTCGTCTTCCCCGCACCCGCCCGGCGCCGCCATCGCCAGCGCGCACGCGCTCGCCACGCAGGCGGGGCTGGACATCATCGCGCAGGGCGGCAACGCGTTCGACGCCGCCATCGCGGTGTCGTCGACGCTGTCGGTGGTGGAACCGATCAGTTCGGGCCTCGGCGGCGGCGGCTTCTTCCTGCTGCATGACGGCAAGACCGGCAAGGACGTCTTCATCGATGCGCGCGAGACCGCGCCCGCCGCCGCGACGCCGGACAGGTACCTGCTGCCGAACGGCGACTTCAACCGCGACCGCGCCGAAAACGGTCCGTGGGCGGCCGGCATTCCCGGGCTGCCGGCCGCGTTCGTCCATCTGGCGGAGAAGTACGGCAGGCTGCCGCTGAAGACCTCGTTGGCGCCGGCCATCCGCACGGCGCGCGAAGGCTTCCCGGTCTATGCACGCATGGCGCGCGGCTACCAGGCGCGCCGCGAGGTGATGGAGCGCTACAAGGGCACGCGGTCGGTGTTCCTGGTCGACGGCCAGCCGATCAAGGAAGGCGACATCTTCAGGCAGCCCGACCTGGCGCGCACGCTGGAGCGCCTCGCCGCGCAGGGGTTCGACGGCTTCTACCGCGGCGAGACCGCGAAGCTCCTGCTGGCCGGCGTGAAAGCCGAAGGCGGCCAATGGACGGCGAAGGAACTGGCCGGCTACAGCGTGCGCGAGCGCGAACCGCTGACGTTCACGTACAACGAGTGGCAGGTGACGACCGCACCGCCGCCGTCGTCCGGCGGCGTGGCGCTGGCGCAGATGCTGCAGATCCTCGATGCCTACGACCTGTCGAAGCTGGACGAGGCGCAGCGCACGCACCTGGTGGTGGAAGCGATGCGCCGCGCCTTCCGCGACCGCACGTTCTACCTGGGCGACCCGGACTTCGTCGACATCCCGATGAAGACGCTGACCAGCCCGTACTACGCGGCCGGCCTGCGCGCGACGATCAATCCGGACAAGGCCACGCCGAGCGACCAGCTGTCGGGCCGGCAGACGCCGCTGGAAGACGAGGAGACCACGCACTTCTCCATCATCGATGCCGAAGGCAACCGAGTCGCCGGCACGCAGACGGTCAACCTGCTGTTCGGGTCCGGCCTGGTGCCGCCGGGCACCGGCGTGCTGCTGAACAACGAGATGGACGACTTCGCGCTGAAACCCGGCACGCCGAACGCATTCGGCGTGATGGGGTACGAGGCCAATGCGCCGCAGCCAGGCAAGCGCATGCTCAGCTCCATGACGCCGACCTTCATGGAGTCGGCGGACAAGGTGGCGGTGCTGGGTACGCCGGGTGGCAGCCGCATCATCACCATGGTGCTGCTGGGCGTACTGGGGTACGACGCCGGCCTGGATCCGCAGGCCGTCAGCGCGCTGCCGCGCTTCCACCACCAGTGGATGCCGGACCTGATCGAGATGGAGACCGACGCGCTGACACCTGCGTCGCAACAGGCGCTGGAAGCGATGGGCCACGCGTTCAAGGTGCGCGGCAACACGGCGCAGGGCGGCCGCGGCTCCAGCCATGTCTGGGGCAACCTGCAGACGGTGGAATGGGACAAGACCACCAATACGCTGCGCGGCGGCAGCGACCCGCGCAACAACGTCGGGGCGGCGAAGGTGGTGGAGTCGGCGGCGCGTCCCTGA
- a CDS encoding YfhL family 4Fe-4S dicluster ferredoxin: MSLKINELCVNCDVCEPACPNQAISMGETIYVIDPTRCTECVGHHDEPQCVVVCPVECIDPDPAYPETHEALLAKMLRLQAG, translated from the coding sequence ATGTCCCTCAAGATCAACGAACTCTGCGTCAACTGTGATGTCTGCGAGCCCGCCTGTCCGAACCAGGCCATCTCGATGGGCGAGACGATCTATGTGATCGATCCGACGCGCTGCACCGAATGCGTCGGCCATCACGACGAACCGCAATGCGTCGTCGTGTGCCCGGTGGAATGCATCGACCCCGATCCGGCGTATCCTGAGACCCACGAAGCACTGCTGGCGAAGATGCTCCGGCTGCAGGCCGGTTGA
- the coaD gene encoding pantetheine-phosphate adenylyltransferase yields the protein MTVARTRTAVYPGTFDPITNGHIDLIDRAAPLFERVIIGVAESPGKGPALPLAQRVALAREAVARHPHVEVRGFDGLLAHFVKEVGGGVLLRGLRAVSDFEYEFQLASMNRHLIPEVETLFLTPAEQYGFISSSLVREIARLGGDVSGFVPPAVTAALKAQWRQDKQGA from the coding sequence ATGACTGTGGCGCGCACCCGGACGGCCGTGTACCCCGGCACGTTCGACCCCATCACCAATGGCCATATCGACCTGATCGACCGGGCCGCGCCGCTGTTCGAGCGCGTGATCATCGGCGTGGCCGAGAGCCCGGGCAAGGGACCGGCGCTGCCGCTGGCCCAGCGCGTCGCGCTGGCCCGTGAGGCGGTCGCCAGGCATCCGCACGTCGAGGTGCGTGGCTTCGACGGCCTGCTGGCGCACTTCGTGAAGGAGGTGGGCGGCGGCGTGCTGCTGCGCGGGCTGCGCGCGGTGTCCGACTTCGAATACGAATTCCAGCTGGCCAGCATGAACCGCCACCTGATCCCGGAGGTCGAGACGCTGTTCCTGACCCCGGCAGAGCAGTACGGCTTCATTTCCTCGTCGCTGGTGCGCGAGATCGCCCGGCTGGGCGGCGACGTGTCCGGCTTCGTGCCGCCGGCGGTGACCGCCGCCCTCAAGGCGCAATGGCGACAAGACAAGCAGGGCGCCTGA
- the rsmD gene encoding 16S rRNA (guanine(966)-N(2))-methyltransferase RsmD encodes MPRNARRPPAVPAAAPRGAGQVRIIGGRWRGTKLAVPDRPGLRPSSDRVRETLFNWLMPALPGARVLDLFAGTGVLGLEALSRGAAHASLVERDPGLAAALRGAVDRLSAPAEVHAADALAWLARRHEAFDLVFLDPPFADGLWSRALDALASRLAPGAWVYLESPADMQPAVPPAWTLHREGRTREVRYALYRAPGHHAAVTLRPDDPPATTE; translated from the coding sequence ATGCCCCGCAACGCCCGTCGCCCCCCTGCCGTTCCTGCCGCTGCTCCGCGCGGCGCCGGGCAGGTGCGCATCATCGGCGGACGCTGGCGCGGCACGAAGCTGGCGGTGCCGGATCGTCCCGGCCTGCGGCCCAGCAGCGACCGCGTGCGCGAGACCCTGTTCAACTGGCTGATGCCGGCGCTGCCTGGCGCGCGCGTGCTGGACCTGTTCGCCGGCACCGGCGTGCTGGGGCTCGAAGCGCTGTCGCGCGGGGCCGCGCACGCGTCGCTGGTGGAGCGCGATCCCGGACTGGCCGCCGCATTGCGCGGGGCGGTGGACAGGCTGTCTGCGCCGGCCGAGGTGCATGCCGCCGACGCGCTGGCCTGGCTTGCGCGTCGCCACGAGGCCTTCGACCTGGTGTTCCTGGACCCGCCGTTCGCCGACGGCCTGTGGAGCCGCGCCCTGGACGCGCTGGCGTCGCGCCTGGCGCCCGGGGCGTGGGTCTACCTGGAGTCGCCTGCGGACATGCAGCCCGCGGTTCCGCCGGCCTGGACCCTGCACCGCGAGGGGCGGACGCGCGAGGTCCGCTACGCGCTGTACCGCGCCCCGGGCCATCACGCCGCTGTTACACTTCGGCCCGACGACCCGCCGGCGACGACTGAATGA
- the htpG gene encoding molecular chaperone HtpG: MTTETRKETLGFQAEVKQLLQLMIHSLYSNKEIFLRELVSNAADAADKLRFEALKDPKLLEEDPTLRIRIGFDADARTITIDDNGIGMSRDEAVAHLGTIAKSGTGEFLRAMSGDQKKDANLIGQFGVGFYSAFIVADRVDVFSRRAGLPASEGVHWSSAGEGDFEVATVDKPERGTRIVLHLKDGEEGFADCWKLRGIIKKYSDHVGLPIEMQKEHHGEDKPAEPEWEAVNKASALWTRAKSEVKDEEYTEFYKHIAHDFTDPVAWSHNRVEGKLEYTSLLYVPGRAPFDLYHRDGAKGLKLYVQRVFIMDQAEQFLPLYLRFLRGVVDSSDLSLNVSREILQSGPVVDSMRSALTKRALDMLEKLAKDKPGDYKGFWTNFGQVLKEGPAEDYANREKIAGLLRFASTHDASGEPSVSLADYVGRMKEGQDKLYYLTGESYAQIKDSPHLEIFRKKGIEVLLLTDRIDEWLMGYLTEFDGKSFVDVARGDLDLGALDSEDEKKAQEESAKAKEALTSRIKTVLGLDVADVRVSHRLTDSPAILAIGQGDLGLQMRQLLEASGQQVPESKPVFEYNPDHPLIAKLDAESDANRFNSLTRVLFDQAALAAGESLKDPAGYVKRLNALLLELSA; this comes from the coding sequence ATGACCACCGAAACCCGCAAGGAAACACTGGGCTTCCAGGCCGAAGTGAAGCAGCTGCTGCAGCTGATGATCCACTCGCTGTACTCGAACAAGGAGATCTTCCTGCGCGAGCTGGTCTCCAATGCCGCCGACGCCGCCGACAAGCTGCGCTTCGAGGCGCTGAAGGATCCGAAGCTGCTGGAGGAGGATCCCACCCTGCGCATCCGCATCGGCTTCGATGCCGACGCGCGCACGATCACCATCGACGACAACGGCATCGGCATGAGCCGCGACGAGGCCGTCGCCCACCTCGGCACCATCGCCAAGTCCGGCACGGGCGAGTTCCTGCGCGCGATGTCCGGCGACCAGAAGAAGGACGCCAACCTGATCGGCCAGTTCGGCGTGGGCTTCTACAGCGCCTTCATCGTGGCCGACCGCGTGGATGTGTTCAGCCGCCGCGCCGGCCTGCCGGCCAGCGAAGGCGTGCACTGGTCCAGCGCCGGCGAAGGCGATTTCGAGGTCGCCACCGTCGACAAGCCCGAGCGCGGCACCCGCATCGTGCTGCACCTGAAGGACGGCGAGGAAGGCTTCGCCGACTGCTGGAAGCTGCGCGGCATCATCAAGAAGTACTCCGACCACGTCGGCCTGCCGATCGAGATGCAGAAGGAGCATCACGGCGAGGACAAGCCCGCCGAGCCGGAGTGGGAGGCCGTCAACAAGGCCAGCGCGCTGTGGACGCGCGCCAAGTCCGAGGTCAAGGACGAGGAATACACCGAGTTCTACAAGCACATCGCGCACGACTTCACCGATCCGGTGGCGTGGAGCCACAACCGGGTCGAAGGCAAGCTCGAATACACCTCGCTGCTCTACGTGCCCGGCCGCGCGCCGTTCGACCTGTACCACCGCGACGGCGCCAAGGGCCTGAAGCTGTACGTACAGCGCGTCTTCATCATGGACCAGGCCGAGCAGTTCCTGCCGCTGTACCTGCGCTTCCTGCGCGGCGTCGTGGATTCGTCCGACCTGTCGCTCAACGTCTCGCGCGAGATCCTGCAGTCCGGCCCGGTGGTCGACTCGATGCGCTCGGCGCTGACCAAGCGCGCGCTCGATATGCTGGAGAAGCTGGCCAAGGACAAGCCCGGGGACTACAAGGGGTTCTGGACGAACTTCGGCCAGGTGCTGAAGGAAGGCCCCGCCGAGGACTACGCCAACCGCGAGAAGATCGCCGGCCTGCTGCGCTTCGCGTCCACGCACGACGCTTCCGGCGAACCGAGTGTCTCCCTGGCGGACTATGTGGGCCGCATGAAGGAAGGCCAGGACAAGCTGTACTACCTGACCGGCGAGTCGTACGCGCAGATCAAGGACAGCCCGCACCTGGAGATCTTCCGCAAGAAGGGCATCGAGGTGCTGCTGCTCACCGACCGCATCGACGAGTGGCTGATGGGCTATCTGACTGAGTTCGACGGCAAGTCCTTCGTCGATGTCGCCCGCGGTGACCTGGACTTGGGCGCGCTGGACAGCGAAGACGAGAAGAAGGCGCAGGAGGAAAGCGCCAAGGCGAAGGAAGCGCTGACCAGCCGCATCAAGACCGTGCTGGGCCTGGACGTGGCCGACGTGCGCGTCTCGCACCGGCTGACCGATTCGCCCGCCATCCTCGCGATCGGCCAGGGCGACTTGGGTCTGCAGATGCGCCAGCTGCTGGAAGCCAGCGGCCAGCAGGTGCCGGAGAGCAAGCCGGTGTTCGAGTACAACCCCGACCACCCGCTGATCGCCAAGCTCGATGCGGAAAGCGATGCCAACCGGTTCAACAGCCTCACCCGCGTGCTGTTCGACCAGGCCGCGCTGGCCGCCGGCGAGAGCCTCAAGGACCCGGCCGGCTACGTGAAGCGCCTCAATGCGCTGCTGCTGGAGTTGTCGGCGTAA
- the ftsY gene encoding signal recognition particle-docking protein FtsY encodes MIGFFRRKKPQDGVGTAQTRPSIEELAAAFPRAPGEALPVDDAPSSPPPTEETLSKADGGESPVVMQTEAATPVPAPQPAPTSTSTPEREPDLDAAPAAAAAGKPGWRDRLRRTSAALGLAGLFTRNPRLDDDLLDEIETALLTADVGVPATTAIIEDLRKRMKAREFADAQALLKALRADLIALITPVAKPLAIDASRKPFVVLTVGVNGVGKTTTIGKLARRFKQDGHSLMLAAGDTFRAAAVAQLQTWGERNGVPVVAQGQDADAASVAFDALQSAKSRGTDVLIADTAGRLHTQTGLMNELGKIRRVLGKIDAEAPHEVLMVIDGTTGQNALSQLRQFHAAVGVTGLVVTKLDGTAKGGVVFALAREFGIPIRYAGIGERVEDLRVFDAESFVDALLPEALGGG; translated from the coding sequence ATGATCGGTTTTTTCCGCCGCAAGAAGCCCCAGGACGGTGTCGGCACCGCCCAGACCCGTCCCAGCATCGAGGAACTCGCCGCCGCCTTCCCTCGCGCGCCCGGCGAGGCGTTGCCGGTGGACGACGCCCCCTCGTCTCCCCCGCCCACGGAGGAGACGTTGTCGAAGGCGGATGGCGGGGAAAGCCCGGTCGTCATGCAGACGGAGGCGGCGACGCCTGTTCCCGCCCCCCAGCCCGCTCCCACCTCAACGTCAACGCCGGAGCGCGAGCCTGACCTCGATGCCGCCCCCGCAGCCGCCGCCGCGGGCAAGCCCGGCTGGCGCGACCGCCTGCGCCGCACCAGCGCCGCGCTGGGCCTCGCCGGCCTGTTCACGCGCAACCCGCGCCTGGACGACGACCTGCTGGACGAGATCGAGACCGCGCTGCTGACCGCCGACGTCGGTGTGCCGGCCACCACGGCGATCATCGAAGACCTGCGCAAGCGGATGAAAGCGCGCGAGTTCGCCGATGCCCAGGCGCTGCTCAAAGCGCTGCGCGCCGATCTGATCGCGCTGATCACGCCAGTGGCCAAGCCGCTGGCCATCGATGCCAGCCGCAAGCCGTTCGTCGTGCTGACCGTCGGCGTCAACGGCGTGGGCAAGACGACCACCATCGGCAAGCTGGCGCGCCGCTTCAAACAGGATGGGCACAGCTTGATGCTGGCCGCCGGCGACACGTTCCGCGCCGCCGCGGTGGCGCAGTTGCAGACCTGGGGCGAACGCAACGGCGTGCCGGTGGTCGCGCAGGGCCAGGATGCGGATGCCGCGTCCGTCGCGTTCGATGCGCTGCAGTCGGCCAAGTCGCGCGGCACCGACGTGCTGATCGCCGACACGGCCGGCCGCCTGCACACGCAGACCGGGCTGATGAACGAACTGGGCAAGATCCGCCGCGTGCTGGGCAAGATCGATGCCGAGGCGCCGCATGAGGTGCTGATGGTCATCGACGGCACCACCGGTCAGAACGCGCTGTCGCAGCTGCGCCAGTTCCACGCCGCGGTCGGCGTCACGGGCCTGGTGGTCACCAAGCTGGACGGCACGGCCAAGGGCGGCGTGGTGTTCGCGCTGGCGCGCGAATTCGGCATCCCGATCCGGTACGCCGGCATCGGCGAGCGCGTGGAAGACCTGCGCGTGTTCGATGCGGAATCGTTCGTCGACGCGCTGCTGCCGGAAGCGCTGGGTGGCGGCTGA
- the mutY gene encoding A/G-specific adenine glycosylase: MSTASFASRLLAWFDDHGRHDLPWQHPRTPYRVWLSEIMLQQTQVATATPYFLRFVERFPTLSDLAAASTDDVMAHWAGLGYYARARNLHAAAKACVADHHGDLPRDFAALHALPGIGRSTAGAILSQAWNDRFPILDGNVKRVLTRFHGITGWPGLPAVEKQLWALAEQHLRDVPDGRPADYTQAQMDFGATLCTRAKPACVVCPVQDDCIARREGLTASLPTSRPSKVLPEREAVALWLENADGEVLLQRRPDTGIWASLWTLPQADTDAGMRDWFAREMKGAYDNAEELPVVVHTFSHYRLHLQPLRLRKVALRDVVRDNDDLRWVAREDLATLGLPAPIRKLLSTDIAAQAGSPPQRPHGR; the protein is encoded by the coding sequence GTGAGCACTGCCTCCTTCGCCTCCCGCCTGCTGGCCTGGTTCGACGACCACGGCCGCCACGACCTGCCCTGGCAGCACCCGCGCACGCCGTATCGCGTGTGGCTGTCGGAAATCATGCTGCAGCAGACGCAGGTGGCCACCGCGACGCCGTACTTCCTGCGCTTCGTCGAACGCTTTCCCACGTTGTCTGATCTCGCCGCCGCATCCACCGACGACGTGATGGCGCACTGGGCCGGGCTGGGCTACTACGCCCGTGCACGCAACCTGCATGCGGCGGCGAAAGCGTGCGTGGCGGACCACCACGGCGACCTGCCACGCGATTTCGCTGCACTGCATGCCCTGCCCGGCATCGGCCGCAGCACGGCCGGCGCGATCCTCTCGCAGGCATGGAACGACCGTTTCCCCATCCTCGACGGCAACGTCAAGCGCGTCCTGACACGGTTCCATGGCATCACCGGCTGGCCCGGCCTGCCGGCCGTCGAGAAGCAGCTCTGGGCGCTGGCGGAGCAGCACCTGCGCGACGTGCCCGATGGGCGACCGGCGGACTACACGCAGGCGCAGATGGATTTCGGCGCCACGCTGTGTACGCGCGCAAAACCGGCGTGCGTGGTGTGTCCCGTGCAGGACGACTGCATCGCGCGGCGGGAGGGCCTCACGGCGTCTCTGCCCACCTCCAGACCATCGAAGGTCCTGCCGGAACGCGAGGCCGTGGCGCTATGGCTGGAGAACGCCGATGGCGAGGTCCTGCTGCAGCGCCGTCCCGACACCGGCATCTGGGCGTCGTTGTGGACGCTGCCGCAGGCGGACACCGATGCGGGCATGCGCGACTGGTTCGCGCGCGAAATGAAGGGCGCCTACGACAACGCCGAAGAACTGCCCGTCGTCGTGCACACCTTCAGCCACTACCGCCTGCACCTGCAACCGCTGCGCCTGCGCAAGGTCGCCCTGCGCGACGTGGTGCGCGACAATGACGACTTGCGCTGGGTGGCGCGCGAAGATCTCGCCACGCTGGGCCTGCCGGCGCCGATCCGCAAGCTGCTCTCCACCGACATAGCCGCGCAAGCGGGAAGCCCTCCGCAACGGCCGCATGGCCGATAA
- a CDS encoding oxidative damage protection protein — MPRTVFCQYEQRETEGLDFVPYPGDLGKRIYADIGKPAWAAWLAHQTMLINENRLSPRDPKHRAFLEAELEKFLFGGSAEKPAGYVPAP; from the coding sequence ATGCCGCGCACCGTCTTCTGCCAGTACGAACAACGCGAAACGGAAGGGCTCGACTTCGTCCCCTACCCCGGCGACCTGGGCAAGCGCATCTACGCCGACATCGGCAAGCCCGCGTGGGCGGCATGGCTGGCACACCAGACCATGCTGATCAACGAGAATCGGCTGTCGCCGCGCGACCCCAAGCACCGGGCCTTCCTGGAAGCCGAGCTGGAGAAGTTCCTGTTCGGCGGCAGCGCCGAGAAGCCCGCCGGGTACGTGCCTGCGCCTTAA
- a CDS encoding DUF6491 family protein — translation MRYLTLPALLMATILTACATGPRQTDAEKLAFYRGHAGEPVKDFRYFGNLNGWSPLGDGALAVWTRPSEAFLLELSGPCQDLDYAMAIRITHFGSRVSARFDDVIPLGAGTSSIKLPCRIDTIRPLDVKALRASQKELREAAAVEREAKS, via the coding sequence ATGAGATACCTGACGCTTCCTGCCCTGCTGATGGCGACGATACTGACCGCGTGCGCCACCGGCCCCCGACAGACGGACGCGGAAAAGCTGGCCTTCTACCGCGGCCATGCCGGCGAGCCGGTCAAGGATTTCCGCTATTTCGGCAACCTCAACGGCTGGTCGCCGTTGGGCGATGGCGCGCTCGCGGTGTGGACCAGGCCCAGCGAGGCCTTCCTGCTGGAGCTGTCCGGCCCCTGCCAGGACCTGGACTACGCCATGGCCATCCGCATCACCCATTTCGGCAGTCGGGTCTCGGCGCGTTTCGACGACGTGATTCCGCTGGGCGCGGGCACCTCCAGCATCAAGCTGCCCTGTCGCATCGACACCATCCGTCCGCTGGACGTCAAAGCCCTGCGCGCCAGCCAGAAAGAACTGCGCGAAGCCGCCGCCGTGGAGCGCGAGGCGAAGAGCTGA
- a CDS encoding rRNA pseudouridine synthase, with protein sequence MPAPIRLAKRVVELTGCSRAEADQYIEGGWVTVDGETVEAPQHLVTDEHVAVDPAARLTASEPATLLLHKPEGIAWQDAAALAVPAAHATDDDSGVRPLKRHLQRLTALMPLDTDASGLMVLSQDGRVWRRLTEDYAQIEQEFVVEIRGETGPYTLGRIGHVPAYRGRDLAPCKVSWQNEVRLRFAIKDVQPGELRHRCREGGLDVVSIRRLRVGRVALSRMPVGQWRYLPAGTRF encoded by the coding sequence ATCCCCGCACCCATCCGCCTCGCCAAGCGTGTCGTCGAACTGACCGGGTGTTCGCGCGCCGAAGCCGACCAGTACATCGAAGGCGGCTGGGTCACGGTCGACGGTGAGACGGTGGAAGCACCGCAGCACCTGGTCACCGACGAGCACGTGGCGGTCGATCCCGCCGCCCGGCTCACCGCCAGCGAACCGGCCACGCTGCTGTTGCACAAGCCCGAGGGCATCGCCTGGCAGGACGCCGCCGCGCTGGCCGTGCCGGCTGCGCATGCGACGGACGACGACAGTGGGGTGCGCCCGCTGAAGCGCCATCTGCAGCGCCTGACTGCCCTGATGCCGCTGGACACGGACGCGAGCGGACTGATGGTGCTCAGCCAGGATGGCCGCGTGTGGCGCCGCCTGACCGAAGACTACGCGCAGATCGAACAGGAATTCGTGGTCGAGATCCGCGGCGAAACGGGGCCGTACACACTCGGCCGTATCGGCCATGTGCCCGCCTATCGGGGACGCGACCTGGCGCCCTGCAAGGTCAGCTGGCAGAACGAGGTACGGCTGCGCTTCGCGATCAAGGATGTGCAGCCCGGCGAATTGCGTCACCGCTGCAGGGAAGGCGGGCTGGACGTGGTGTCGATCCGGCGCCTGCGCGTGGGTCGCGTCGCCCTATCCAGAATGCCCGTCGGGCAGTGGCGCTACTTGCCGGCCGGCACCCGCTTCTAG